In Entelurus aequoreus isolate RoL-2023_Sb linkage group LG02, RoL_Eaeq_v1.1, whole genome shotgun sequence, one genomic interval encodes:
- the LOC133663136 gene encoding uncharacterized protein LOC133663136, translating to MLVLIRTQHCRLQNKNVNGCKMDIRNFFKKESGQRSTESERGEASTGKCILKDHAERDAEGEKDQEQSRQMEQGDPEMDPEAEEDQVITEREGEQTDQERNNYESAAATHSSIGFDLGDKDAGPRQVKLKSYPQDSFGMQKRAFHHSWFEKHNWLEYSLNQNTAFCFPCRVFGKNIKHDSLVSSGCTNWKKALVIFGKHEMAQTHKDSVVAWKSYYQATSKQGNVAQMIASANLSEIVERREYLRQIVAVTSMLGRQGLPFRGHDEGRDSTNRGNCLACMELLKEFDPFLQKHNPPSNALTNTPD from the exons atGCTAGTGCTAATTAGAACGCAGCACTGCAgattgcagaacaagaacgtgaacggatgcaaaatggacataagaaactttttcaagaaa gaatcagggcagaggagcacagaaagtgagaggggagaggcctctactggaaag tgtatcttgaaggatcatgcagaAAGAGATGCTGAGGGAGAAAAAGATCAAGAACAGTCACGTCAGATGGAGCAAGGGGATCCAGAGATGGATCCAGAGGCAGAGGAAGATCAAGTTATTACAGAGAGAGAAGGAGAGCAAACAGACCAAGAGAGGAACAATTATGAATCAGCTGCAGCAACTCACTCCTCTATAGGGTTTGATTTAGGTGACAAAGACGCAGGGCCCAGACAGGTAAAGCTGAAGAGCTACCCACAAGATAGTTTTGGTATGCAGAAGCGAGCATTTCACCACAGCTGGTTTGAAAAGCACAACTGGTTAGAATATTCACTCAACCAGAACACAGCTTTCTGCTTCCCATGTAGAGTGTTTGGCAAAAACATCAAACATGATAGTTTGGTCAGTAGTGGTTGCACGAACTGGAAGAAAGCTTTAGTCATCTTTGGCAAGCATGAGATGGCACAAACGCATAAGGACAGTGTTGTTGCATGGAAAAGCTACTACCAGGCTACTAGCAAACAGGGAAACGTTGCACAGATGATAGCATCTGCAAATCTGAGTGAGATAGTAGAGAGAAGAGAGTACCTCAGGCAAATTGTTGCAGTTACTTCTATGTTGGGGAGACAGGGACTCCCTTTTCGTGGCCATGATGAAGGTAGAGACAGCACAAACAGAGGGAATTGTCTTGCCTGCATGGAGCTTTTGAAGGAATTTGATCCTTTTCTTCAAAAACATAATCCCCCATCAAATGCTCTCACCAATACCCCAGACTGA